One region of Deinococcus aerius genomic DNA includes:
- a CDS encoding class I SAM-dependent methyltransferase, whose amino-acid sequence MSDLFAGTAPYYARYRPGYPDAVLGHLRAAFTLDGSGRLLDLGCGTGEVARPLHANFEEVVGLDVSPEMIAEAGRQSARAGIANIRWLCLPAEAISGELGHFRLVTLGNAFHWMRQDEVLGKAYDLLSSGGVAILGHPGGIWTGTDAWERAVRESLVRWLGPRRRTRTGPFMAEEGAERRALSRSRLVDVTAGEHRWSREVEVDTIVGELFSTSFASRALLGEHADAFEADVRRSLLALDPSGRFVQQLRTEYIFAYKR is encoded by the coding sequence ATGAGCGATCTGTTCGCGGGCACTGCCCCGTACTATGCCCGTTACCGCCCCGGCTACCCGGACGCGGTGCTCGGGCACCTGCGGGCCGCCTTCACCCTGGACGGCAGCGGGCGGCTGCTCGACCTCGGATGCGGCACCGGCGAGGTGGCCCGCCCGCTGCACGCGAATTTTGAGGAAGTGGTCGGGCTCGACGTCAGCCCCGAGATGATCGCCGAGGCGGGGCGGCAGAGTGCCCGCGCGGGGATCGCCAACATCCGGTGGCTTTGCCTGCCCGCCGAGGCCATCTCCGGGGAGCTGGGGCATTTCCGCCTGGTGACCCTGGGCAACGCGTTTCACTGGATGCGCCAGGACGAGGTGCTGGGCAAGGCCTACGACCTGCTGTCCAGTGGCGGCGTGGCGATCCTGGGCCATCCGGGGGGCATCTGGACCGGGACAGACGCCTGGGAACGCGCCGTGCGGGAGAGTCTCGTTCGCTGGCTCGGACCACGGCGGCGGACCCGAACCGGCCCGTTCATGGCCGAGGAAGGCGCCGAACGTCGGGCCCTCTCCCGTTCACGGCTCGTGGACGTCACGGCGGGAGAACACCGCTGGTCGCGTGAGGTGGAGGTGGACACCATCGTGGGCGAACTCTTCTCGACCTCGTTTGCCAGCCGGGCCCTGCTGGGTGAGCACGCGGACGCCTTCGAGGCGGACGTGCGGCGCTCCCTCCTGGCCCTCGATCCTTCCGGGCGGTTCGTGCAGCAGCTGCGCACCGAGTACATTTTCGCCTATAAACGTTGA
- a CDS encoding SDR family oxidoreductase encodes MDGGGEATYAVTDVSREEDVRRLADLALSTFGTFDTWVNNAGVGLYGTLEELEVGDMRRLFEVNFWGVVYGSRVAAAYLKGPGGALINMGSVASEQTIPLQALYSATKHAVKAFTDGLRMELEHEGAPVAVTLIKPGPIDTPFPLNARNYLNAEPQHVPPVYAPETVARAVLRAATTPTRELFVGGGGRGMAAFGEFAPGMTERGMAATVISRTHSDKPPLPRERNALDHPSERLAERGDYPGQVRETSAYTAAASRFGQIGAGLLVAGLAAALWRLSRRP; translated from the coding sequence GTGGACGGGGGCGGGGAGGCGACCTACGCCGTCACCGATGTGAGCCGGGAGGAGGACGTGCGGCGCCTGGCGGACCTGGCGCTCTCGACCTTCGGCACCTTCGACACCTGGGTGAACAACGCGGGCGTGGGCCTGTACGGCACCCTGGAGGAGCTGGAGGTGGGGGACATGCGCCGCCTCTTCGAGGTCAACTTCTGGGGCGTGGTGTACGGCTCGCGGGTGGCGGCGGCGTACCTGAAGGGACCCGGCGGCGCGCTCATCAACATGGGGAGCGTCGCCTCCGAGCAGACCATCCCGCTCCAGGCGCTGTACTCCGCGACCAAGCACGCCGTCAAGGCCTTCACCGACGGCCTGCGGATGGAATTGGAACACGAGGGAGCGCCCGTCGCCGTCACGCTGATCAAGCCGGGACCCATCGACACCCCCTTCCCGCTGAACGCCCGCAACTACCTGAACGCCGAGCCGCAGCACGTGCCGCCCGTGTACGCCCCCGAGACGGTCGCCCGGGCGGTCCTGCGGGCCGCGACCACCCCGACCCGCGAACTCTTCGTGGGCGGCGGTGGCCGCGGCATGGCCGCCTTTGGCGAGTTTGCCCCGGGCATGACCGAGCGGGGCATGGCCGCCACCGTCATCTCCCGGACCCACAGCGACAAGCCCCCGCTGCCCCGCGAGCGCAACGCCCTCGACCACCCCTCGGAGCGCCTCGCTGAACGCGGGGATTACCCCGGACAGGTGCGGGAGACGAGTGCCTACACTGCCGCGGCGTCGCGCTTCGGGCAGATCGGGGCAGGCCTGCTCGTGGCGGGCCTGGCCGCCGCCCTGTGGCGCCTCTCGCGGCGGCCCTGA
- a CDS encoding glycerol-3-phosphate dehydrogenase/oxidase, with amino-acid sequence MPQDPRPAALVAATAPTTWDVLVIGGGASGLGTAVEAASRGHRTLLLEGRDYAAGTSSRSTKLVHGGVRYLAQGNVSLVREALRERGLLRRNAPHLVRDLGFVVPAYDWWAGPYYGVGLKLYDLLAGRLNLGTSKYLGRDAALERTPTLQTEGLKGGILYFDGQFDDARLAVTLLRTLEDHGGVALNYAPVTGLLKEDGKVVGARFHDAETGGEYEVRARAVVNATGVWVDEIRRMEDPGVKPMLSPSQGAHVVVDRRFLPGDSAIMIPRTDDGRVLFAVPWHDHVVIGTTDTPVPEASPDPRPLEEEIAFILSTAGRYLDPAPTRADVRSVFAGLRPLVKNEKTDGVGSTAALSRDHVIRVSPGGLITLTGGKWTTYRRMGEDTVDRAERLAGLPERLSVTPGLHLHGWSREERPDHWKVYGSDAERVQALPGADRLLHPELPYTEAELRWGIRCEGARTVEDLLARRTRALLLNARASIEAAPRAAALLAEELGKDAAWAGEQVRRYREVAGGYILGELPTVSDPQASVPSAG; translated from the coding sequence ATGCCCCAGGACCCCCGCCCCGCCGCCCTCGTCGCCGCCACCGCCCCCACCACCTGGGATGTCCTCGTGATCGGGGGGGGAGCCTCGGGGCTGGGCACCGCCGTGGAGGCCGCCTCGCGGGGGCACCGGACGCTGCTGCTGGAGGGGCGCGACTACGCGGCGGGCACGAGCAGCCGCTCGACGAAGCTCGTGCACGGGGGCGTGCGGTACCTGGCGCAGGGCAACGTGTCGCTGGTGCGCGAGGCGCTGCGCGAGCGCGGGCTGCTGCGGCGCAACGCCCCCCACCTCGTCCGCGACCTGGGCTTCGTGGTGCCCGCCTACGACTGGTGGGCCGGGCCGTACTACGGGGTGGGCCTGAAGCTGTACGACCTCCTCGCCGGGCGGCTCAACCTGGGGACCAGCAAGTACCTGGGCCGGGACGCCGCGCTGGAGCGCACCCCCACCCTCCAGACGGAGGGACTCAAGGGCGGCATCCTCTACTTCGACGGCCAGTTCGACGACGCGCGGCTCGCGGTCACCCTGCTGCGGACCCTGGAGGATCACGGCGGCGTGGCCCTGAACTACGCGCCGGTGACCGGGCTGTTGAAGGAGGACGGCAAGGTGGTGGGCGCCCGCTTCCACGACGCCGAGACGGGCGGCGAGTACGAGGTGCGGGCGCGGGCGGTGGTGAACGCGACGGGTGTGTGGGTGGACGAGATCCGGCGGATGGAGGACCCCGGGGTAAAGCCCATGCTCTCCCCCAGCCAGGGGGCGCACGTCGTGGTGGACCGCCGTTTCCTGCCGGGCGACAGCGCGATCATGATTCCGCGCACGGACGACGGGCGGGTGCTGTTCGCGGTGCCCTGGCACGACCATGTGGTGATCGGCACGACCGACACGCCGGTCCCCGAGGCCAGCCCCGACCCTCGCCCGCTGGAGGAGGAGATCGCGTTCATCCTGAGCACCGCCGGGCGCTACCTGGACCCCGCCCCCACCCGGGCGGATGTCCGCAGCGTGTTCGCCGGGCTGCGGCCCCTGGTGAAGAACGAGAAGACCGACGGGGTGGGCTCGACGGCGGCCCTCTCGCGCGACCACGTGATCCGGGTCTCGCCGGGCGGCCTGATCACCCTCACGGGCGGCAAGTGGACGACCTACCGCCGCATGGGGGAGGACACCGTGGACCGGGCCGAGCGGCTGGCGGGTCTGCCGGAGCGCCTGAGCGTGACGCCCGGCCTGCACCTGCATGGCTGGTCGCGGGAGGAGCGCCCCGACCACTGGAAGGTCTACGGCAGCGACGCCGAGCGGGTACAGGCCTTGCCCGGCGCCGACCGGCTCCTCCACCCCGAGTTGCCCTACACCGAGGCCGAACTGCGCTGGGGCATCCGCTGTGAGGGGGCACGCACCGTCGAGGACCTGCTCGCCCGGCGCACCCGCGCCCTGCTGCTGAACGCCCGGGCGAGCATCGAGGCCGCCCCGCGCGCCGCCGCCCTCCTCGCCGAGGAACTCGGGAAGGACGCGGCGTGGGCGGGGGAGCAGGTGCGGCGTTACCGGGAGGTGGCGGGGGGATACATTCTGGGTGAACTCCCCACGGTCAGTGATCCACAGGCCTCCGTTCCCTCGGCAGGCTGA
- a CDS encoding SDR family NAD(P)-dependent oxidoreductase, whose amino-acid sequence MVKLKPLNEQVMVITGASSGIGLTTARMAAKGGARLVLAARSEEALRQLTREIGRSWTGAGRRPTPSPM is encoded by the coding sequence ATGGTGAAACTCAAACCCCTGAACGAGCAGGTCATGGTGATCACCGGCGCGTCGAGCGGGATCGGGCTCACGACCGCGCGGATGGCGGCCAAGGGGGGCGCCCGGCTGGTCCTCGCCGCCCGCAGCGAGGAGGCCCTGCGCCAGCTCACCCGGGAGATCGGGAGATCGTGGACGGGGGCGGGGAGGCGACCTACGCCGTCACCGATGTGA
- a CDS encoding manganese catalase family protein: MFYYDGKLQYPVRVETPDPRFARALQQAIGGVEGEIRVCLQYLFQAFGSRGPKKYRDMLLATGTEEIAHIEMLATAVAMNLEGAPGAVQEAAARANPLVEAVMGGGDPRQYLSAGLAALAADANGVPFDGSHVYASGNIAADMYSNVTAEATGRALACRLFELTDDPGMKDMLRFLIARDTMHQQQWLAVIEELGGHPGTLPIPNSFPVQEELREVSYDYVFTGIEGVQPPMGRFTQGPSLDGLGEFRVVAAQPRGQEPQLAPPLPEAYAESQQMMGAAGLSGSSAGTSSDD, encoded by the coding sequence ATGTTCTATTACGACGGCAAGCTCCAGTATCCCGTGCGTGTCGAAACTCCCGATCCCCGCTTCGCGCGGGCGCTCCAGCAGGCCATCGGCGGGGTCGAGGGCGAGATACGGGTGTGTCTCCAGTACCTCTTCCAGGCGTTCGGGTCGCGCGGCCCCAAGAAGTACCGCGACATGCTGCTGGCGACCGGCACCGAGGAGATCGCCCACATCGAGATGCTGGCGACCGCCGTGGCGATGAACCTGGAGGGGGCGCCGGGCGCGGTGCAGGAGGCCGCCGCGCGGGCCAATCCTCTGGTCGAGGCCGTGATGGGCGGGGGCGACCCCCGGCAGTACCTCTCGGCGGGCCTGGCCGCCCTGGCCGCCGACGCGAACGGGGTGCCCTTCGACGGCTCGCACGTGTACGCGAGCGGCAACATCGCCGCCGACATGTACTCCAACGTGACCGCCGAGGCGACGGGCCGCGCGCTCGCCTGCCGCCTCTTCGAACTCACCGACGACCCCGGCATGAAGGACATGCTGCGCTTCCTGATCGCCCGCGACACCATGCACCAGCAGCAGTGGCTCGCCGTGATCGAGGAACTCGGCGGGCACCCGGGCACGCTGCCCATCCCCAACTCCTTCCCGGTGCAGGAGGAGCTGCGCGAGGTGAGCTACGACTACGTCTTCACCGGGATCGAGGGCGTGCAGCCCCCCATGGGCCGCTTCACCCAGGGCCCCTCGCTCGACGGCCTGGGGGAATTCCGTGTGGTCGCCGCCCAGCCCAGGGGCCAGGAACCCCAGCTCGCCCCTCCCCTGCCCGAGGCCTACGCTGAGAGCCAGCAGATGATGGGCGCCGCCGGCCTGAGCGGCAGCAGCGCGGGCACGAGTTCGGACGACTGA
- the glpK gene encoding glycerol kinase GlpK → MSQYILALDQGTTSSRAIVFDREGGVRSAAQKEFTQRFPRPGWVEHDPLEIWSTQSGVAQEAMTRAGLRAADIAAIGITNQRETVIVWDRRTGEPVYPAIVWQDRRTAGLCEELRARGHENTFREKTGLLLDAYFSGTKVRWILDHVEGARARAERGDLAFGTVDSWLVYHLTGGELHLTDATNASRTLLYNIHTGDWDDELLGLLDVPRALLPEVRSSSEVYGTTAEGLFGARIPIAGIAGDQQAATFGQACLTPGMAKNTYGTGCFMLMNTGPGAVPSANRLLTTVAWQLGGERTYALEGSVFVAGAVVQWLRDGLGIIRESGEVEALATSVPSSGGVVLVPAFVGLGAPYWDPYARGTLVGMTRGTTAAHIARAALESIAYQSADLLAAMGQDSHAPLRELRVDGGASTNNLLMQFQADLLGLPVVRPRVTETTALGAASLAGLAVGYWQDTGDITRRWQVDRVFEPRMEEAERGERLHRWRRAVERSRAWEEGETVGS, encoded by the coding sequence ATGTCCCAGTACATCCTCGCCCTGGACCAGGGCACCACGAGCAGCCGCGCCATCGTGTTTGACCGGGAGGGCGGGGTGCGCTCCGCCGCGCAGAAGGAGTTTACGCAGCGTTTCCCGCGCCCGGGCTGGGTGGAACACGACCCGCTGGAAATCTGGAGTACCCAGAGCGGCGTGGCCCAGGAGGCGATGACCCGGGCGGGGCTGCGAGCCGCTGACATTGCCGCCATCGGCATCACCAACCAGCGCGAGACGGTGATCGTGTGGGACCGCCGCACGGGCGAGCCGGTCTATCCCGCCATCGTGTGGCAGGACCGCCGCACCGCTGGCCTGTGCGAGGAGCTGCGGGCGCGGGGGCACGAGAACACCTTCCGGGAGAAGACCGGCCTCCTCCTCGACGCCTACTTCAGCGGGACGAAGGTGCGCTGGATTCTGGACCACGTGGAGGGGGCGCGCGCGCGGGCCGAGCGGGGCGACCTCGCCTTCGGCACTGTGGACTCGTGGCTGGTGTACCACCTGACCGGCGGGGAGCTGCACCTCACCGACGCGACGAATGCCAGCCGCACGCTGCTGTACAACATCCACACCGGGGACTGGGACGACGAGCTGCTGGGCCTGCTGGACGTGCCGCGCGCCCTGCTGCCGGAGGTGAGGAGCAGCAGCGAGGTGTACGGGACGACCGCCGAGGGGCTGTTCGGCGCCCGCATCCCCATCGCGGGGATCGCGGGGGACCAGCAGGCGGCGACCTTCGGGCAGGCGTGCCTGACGCCGGGTATGGCGAAGAACACCTACGGCACCGGCTGCTTCATGCTGATGAATACGGGGCCGGGGGCGGTCCCCAGCGCCAACCGGCTGCTCACCACGGTCGCCTGGCAACTGGGCGGCGAGCGGACCTACGCGCTGGAGGGCAGCGTCTTCGTGGCGGGCGCGGTCGTGCAGTGGCTGCGCGACGGGCTGGGCATCATCCGCGAGAGCGGCGAGGTCGAGGCGCTGGCGACGAGCGTGCCGTCCTCGGGGGGGGTGGTCCTGGTGCCCGCCTTCGTGGGGCTGGGGGCGCCGTACTGGGACCCCTACGCGCGGGGCACGCTGGTCGGGATGACGCGGGGCACGACGGCGGCGCACATCGCCCGCGCGGCGCTCGAATCCATCGCCTACCAGTCGGCCGATCTCCTCGCCGCGATGGGGCAGGACAGCCACGCGCCCCTGCGCGAGCTGCGGGTGGACGGCGGCGCGAGTACGAACAACCTCCTGATGCAGTTCCAGGCCGACCTGCTGGGCTTGCCCGTCGTGCGGCCCCGGGTGACCGAGACGACCGCGCTGGGGGCCGCCTCGCTGGCCGGGCTGGCGGTGGGCTACTGGCAGGACACCGGGGACATTACCCGCCGCTGGCAGGTGGACCGCGTCTTCGAGCCCCGGATGGAAGAGGCCGAGCGTGGGGAGCGGCTGCACCGCTGGCGCCGGGCGGTGGAGCGCAGCCGGGCGTGGGAGGAGGGGGAAACGGTCGGGAGCTGA